A genomic segment from Perca flavescens isolate YP-PL-M2 chromosome 13, PFLA_1.0, whole genome shotgun sequence encodes:
- the LOC114566745 gene encoding Down syndrome cell adhesion molecule-like protein 1 homolog isoform X3, producing the protein MWLVTLLLLYSLQEVHSEDVGSTRLYFVNASLQRVTYSSSVGVSLPCPAGGTPSAILRWYLATGDDIYDVPHIRHVHANGTLQLYPFSPSAYNSYIHDNDYFCTAENQAGKIRSPNIRIKAVFREPYTVRVADQRSMRGNVAVFKCLIPAAVQEYVSVVSWERDTVSIVPGNRFSLTTFGALYISDVQKEDALSTYRCITKHKYSGETRQSNGARLSVMDPNESSPTILDSFQAGEVHAGQSIELPCIAGGYPSPTVRWLKDGRPLPSDARWTRRLTGLTISDLKQEDSGSYACEVTNSFGSKEVSGQLHVIDPLRVTLSPKNLKTGISSTLFFTCTVEGSPEYTINWYSNTEPIVPDQHISIQGQHNDTLQITAAQKFHSGAYQCFASRKGHTAQDFSIILLEDGTPRIVSSFSERVVNPGEPFSLMCGAKGAPPPSITWTLDDEPVVRDSTYKTSQYTLSDGLTVSHVNVSSPLIRDGGVYRCVARNSAGSAEYQARINVRGPPRIRPMRDITAVAGRNTYITCRVIGYPYYSIKWLKDGMQLPDNHRQVVFENGTLRLTDVQKGADEGTYLCSVLIQPQVSINQTVHVTVKVPPLIQPFDIPSTSVGKLMYIACVVSSGDMPIRITWHKDDQLIVPGSASGVAIETKEFMSSLQISKVTLKHNGNYTCIASNAAATVSWERQLIVTVPPRFVVQPNNQDCIYGKAGVLNCSVEGYPPPKVMWKHAKGVGNPQQYHPVPLTGRIQIMSNGSLLIRHVLEDDRGYYLCQASNGVGSDISKSMILTVKIPAMITSHPNTTMARKGQTKELNCTARGEQPIIIRWERGDTVIDAERNPRYSITINKKGDEVISTLKLNPAERGDSVFFSCHAINSYGEGRGLIQLTVQEPPDPPELEVREVKDRSMNLRWIQRFDGNSIITSYDIEYKNKSDSWDHMYTTRNISPTNNQANIVELHPACVYSIRMYSYNKIGRSLPSKELTISTEEAPPDGPPMDVILQPMTSQSIRVTWRAPKKELQNGVIRGYQIGYRENGPGSNGQYSIVEMKATGDSEVYTLDNLKKYAQYGVVVQAFNRAGTGPSSTEINATTLEDVPSEPPQNVRAISVTSDEAVITWSEPPRLTLHGVLKGYRVVFWSLFPDGEWGEMQNITTTREQVELRGLEKFTNYSVQVLAYTQAGDGVRSNVLYIQTREDLPGPPAGIKAVPSSPSSVVVSWLPPHKPNGVIRKYTIYCSSPGSGQPAPSEYEANPEMLFYRITHLTRGKQYHIWSAAVTTAGRGNISSKVTVEPAGKVPAKILSFGGTVTTPWMKEVRLPCSSVGEPAPTIKWTKDSEDSAIPVTADSQRQILSNGTLVLRSVKAEDSGYYTCTATNTLGFDTIIVNLVVQVPPDQPRLTVSTTSTSSITLAWIPGDNGGSSIRGFVLQYSVDNTEEWRDVFISSSERSFRLDNLRCGTWYKVKLAAKNSVGSGRISEIIEAKTHGREPVFNKDQPLLTHINSTHAGLNLQGWTSGGCPITDMMLDFRPKGTWAWQSLKANSTTQLFLSELREATWYELKMKACNSAGCGNQSSQFATTDYDGSTIPPIKSARGEGDDVKKLFSIGSPVILVTLGVALLFIIRKKRKEKRLKRLRDAKSLAEMLISKNNRSIDTPVKGPPQGPRLHIDIPRVQLLIEDKEGIKQIGEDKAAVPVTDTEFSQSVNPQNFCTGVSLHHQALIQNSGPLIDMSDIRPGTNPVSRKSIKSAHSSRNRYSSQWTLSRPSQSQSTASARTLTSDWRTMGSHGITATESDSYSASLSQDTDKGRNSMVSTESASSTYEELARAYEHAKLEEHLQHAKFTITECFISDSSSDQMTTGTNDPADSMTSLSTPSEPGICRFTASPPKPQDYDRGKNVAVPIPHRANKSEFCNLPLYMKTDPFFRKQGELHDPCPAVPPREASIRSLTQRAYHTQGRHKTLDPAKQQVLTLGHSGLSSLGASSGTATLPQRTLTMPSSNTAATASTSSTSSNPTNSNKVGGSRDSLLESSSSALGRLQKQSVGAYSKSYTLV; encoded by the exons GTAACAGGTTCTCGCTGACCACCTTTGGGGCTCTTTACATCTCTGATGTTCAGAAGGAGGATGCCCTCTCCACATACCGGTGCATCACCAAACATAAGTACAGCGGCGAGACGCGCCAAAGCAACGGAGCGAGGCTCTCTGTGATGG ACCCCAACGAGTCCTCACCCACCATCCTGGACAGTTTCCAAGCAGGGGAGGTGCACGCAGGCCAGAGTATTGAGCTCCCCTGCATAGCGGGAGGGTACCCCAGCCCCACCGTGCGTTGGCTAAAAGATGGTCGCCCGCTGCCCTCAGATGCCCGCTGGACACGGCGTTTGACAGGGCTGACGATCAGTGACCTGAAGCAGGAAGACAGCGGCAGCTACGCGTGCGAAGTCACCAACAGTTTTGGCTCAAAGGAGGTGTCTGGACAGCTTCACGTTATAG ATCCACTACGAGTGACCTTGTCCCCTAAGAATCTGAAAACTGGCATCAGCAGCAcactgttcttcacctgcactgTGGAGGGCTCTCCAGAATACACCATCAACTGGTACAGCAACACAGAGCCCATCGTCCCCGACCAGCACATCTCCATCCAGGGACAACACAACGACACCTTGCAGATCACTGCAGCACAGAAGTTCCACTCTGGGGCCTACCAATGCTTCGCCTCCCGAAAGGGCCACACTGCTCAGGACTTTTCCATTATTCTGCTAGAGG ATGGAACTCCTCGTATTGTGTCTTCCTTCAGCGAGCGGGTGGTGAACCCCGGCGAGCCTTTCTCCCTCATGTGTGGGGCCAAAGGAGCCCCGCCCCCCTCCATCACCTGGACGCTGGACGACGAGCCCGTGGTCCGAGACTCCACCTATAAGACCAGCCAGTACACCCTGTCAGACGGCTTGACCGTGTCACACGTCAACGTCAGCAGCCCGCTCATTCGAGATGGGGGAGTGTATCGTTGCGTCGCACGCAACTCGGCCGGTAGCGCCGAGTACCAAGCGCGCATAAACGTAAGAG GTCCACCCCGAATCAGACCCATGCGGGACATCACCGCAGTGGCGGGCAGGAACACCTACATAACGTGCCGTGTAATTGGCTACCCGTATTACTCCATCAAGTGGCTGAAGGACGGCATGCAGCTGCCTGATAATCATCGTCAAGTGGTGTTTGAGAATGGCACCCTGAGGCTGACAGACGTGCAGAAGGGCGCGGACGAGGGCACCTACTTGTGTAGCGTCCTGATCCAGCCCCAGGTGTCAATCAACCAGACCGttcatgtcactgtcaaag TGCCGCCGCTCATCCAGCCCTTCGATATCCCCTCTACCTCAGTGGGGAAGCTCATGTACATCGCCTGTGTGGTGTCATCTGGGGACATGCCCATACGCATCACCTGGCACAAAGACGACCAGCTCATCGTGCCAGGCTCCGCCTCTGGCGTCGCAATAGAGACCAAAGAGTTCATGAGCTCCCTGCAAATATCCAAGGTGACACTGAAGCACAACGGAAACTACACCTGCATTGCCAGCAACGCTGCCGCCACTGTCAGCTGGGAAAGACAGTTGATTGTTACTG TGCCACCACGTTTCGTGGTGCAGCCCAACAATCAAGATTGTATCTATGGCAAAGCTGGCGTTCTCAACTGCTCTGTGGAGGGTTACCCACCTCCAAAAGTCATGTGGAAACACGCCAAAG GTGTAGGAAACCCTCAGCAGTACCACCCAGTCCCTCTCACTGGCCGTATCCAGATCATGTCAAATGGCTCTCTGCTCATCCGACACGTGCTTGAAGACGACCGAGGGTACTACCTCTGTCAGGCCTCCAACGGAGTGGGCTCAGACATCAGTAAGAGCATGATCCTCACTGTCAAGA TTCCTGCCATGATCACCAGCCACCCCAACACCACCATGGCGAGGAAGGGCCAGACCAAGGAGCTGAACTGCACAGCGCGGGGCGAGCAGCCCATCATCATCCGCTGGGAGAGAGGAGACACCGTCATCGATGCTGAAAGAAACCCCCGTTACTCCATAACCATCAACAAGAAGGGGGACGAAGTCATCTCTACTCTTAAG CTGAACCCAGCCGAGCGAGGAGATTCTGTCTTCTTCTCCTGCCACGCCATCAACTCCTATGGAGAGGGTCGAGGGCTCATCCAACTTACTGTGCAAG aacCACCAGATCCCCCTGAACTGGAAGTAAGGGAGGTGAAGGACAGGAGCATGAACCTGCGCTGGATCCAAAGGTTTGATGGAAACAGCATCATTACAAGCTATGACATCGAGTACAAGAACAAGTCAG ACTCCTGGGATCACATGTATACAACCAGAAACATCTCACCCACCAACAACCAGGCCAACATTGTAGAGTTGCACCCAGCTTGTGTTTACAGCATTCGAATGTACTCCTACAACAAGATAGGCCGCAGCCTTCCCAGCAAAGAGCTCACAATCAGTACTGAGGAAGCAC CGCCTGACGGGCCACCGATGGATGTAATCCTCCAACCGATGACATCTCAGAGCATACGGGTTACATGGAGG GCTCCTAAGAAGGAGCTACAGAATGGGGTGATCCGAGGCTACCAGATCGGTTACAGAGAGAATGGTCCAGGCAGCAACGGCCAGTACAGCATAGTGGAGATGAAAGCTACAGGGGACAGTGAAGTGTACACCTTGGACAACCTAAAGAAGTATGCCCAGTACGGGGTAGTGGTCCAGGCCTTCAACAGAGCCGGGACGGGTCCATCCAGTACTGAGATCAACGCCACCACGTTGGAAGATG TGCCCAGTGAGCCTCCGCAGAACGTGCGAGCCATCTCTGTGACGTCGGACGAGGCGGTGATCACGTGGTCAGAGCCTCCACGGCTGACGCTGCACGGTGTGCTGAAAGGCTACCGGGTTGTGTTTTGGTCCCTCTTCCCTGACGGAG AATGGGGAGAGATGCAGAATATCACCACCACACGTGAACAGGTGGAGCTGCGAGGGCTGGAGAAGTTCACCAACTACAGTGTACAGGTGCTGGCCTACACACAAGCTGGAGACGGGGTCCGTAGTAATGTCCTGTATATCCAAACCCGCGAGGACC TTCCTGGTCCACCGGCTGGCATCAAGGCAGTTCCCTCCTCTCCGAGTAGTGTGGTTGTATCCTGGTTGCCTCCTCACAAACCAAACGGTGTTATCCGCAAGTACACCATCTACTGCTCCAGTCCGGGGTCTGGGCAGCCG GCCCCCAGTGAGTACGAGGCCAACCCAGAGATGCTCTTCTATCGTATCACGCAccttacccgtggtaaacaatACCACATCTGGTCTGCAGCCGTGACAACTGCCGGCCGAGGCAACATCAGCTCAAAGGTCACAGTGGAGCCTGCTGGGAAAG tccCAGCTAAGATCCTGTCCTTTGGGGGCACGGTGACCACACCCTGGATGAAGGAAGTGCGTCTGCCCTGCAGCTCAGTGGGAGAACCTGCCCCCACAATTAAATGGACCAAAGACAG CGAGGACTCCGCCATTCCGGTGACAGCTGATAGTCAACGGCAGATCTTATCCAACGGCACACTGGTGCTACGTTCAGTCAAAGCAGAGGATTCTGGGTACTACACCTGCACGGCCACTAACACCCTGGGCTTTGACACCATTATAGTCAATCTAGTGGTGCAAG TTCCTCCTGATCAGCCTCGTCTGACCGTCTCCACTACCTCAACCTCTTCTATCACCCTGGCTTGGATCCCCGGGGACAATGGGGGAAGCTCCATCAGAG GATTTGTGCTGCAGTATTCTGTGGATAACACAGAGGAATGGAGGGATGTGTTCATCAGCTCCAGTGAGCGTTCCTTCAGGCTGGACAATCTGCGCTGTGGAACCTGGTACAAGGTCAAGCTGGCCGCCAAGAACAGCGTGGGCTCAGGGCGCATCAGTGAGATCATTGAGGCTAAGACACATGGAAGAG AACCAGTGTTCAATAAGGATCAGCCGCTGCTCACCCACATCAACTCCACTCATGCCGGGCTCAACCTGCAGGGCTGGACCAGCGGCGGCTGCCCCATCACTGACATGATGCTGGACTTTAGGCCCAAGGGTACCTGGGCGTGGCAGAGTCTCAAAGCCAACTCCACCACTCAGCTCTTCCTCAGTGAGCTGCGTGAGGCCACCTGGTACGAGCTCAAAATGAAGGCATGCAACAGTGCTGGGTGTGGCAACCAGAGCTCACAGTTTGCCACCACCGACTATGATGGCA GTACAATTCCTCCCATTAAATCAGCTCGTGGAGAAGGGGATGATGTGAAGAAGCTGTTCTCCATCGGCTCCCCCGTCATCCTGGTTACTCTTGGTGTTGCTTTGCTCTTCATTATCCGCAAGAAACGCAAGGAGAAGAGGCTTAAACGACTTAgag ATGCTAAGAGCCTCGCAGAGATGCTTATCAG cAAGAACAATCGCAGTATAGACACTCCAGTAAAGGGCCCTCCTCAAGGACCAAGGCTCCACATTGACATCCCACGTGTTCAGCTACTCATTGAGGACAAGGAAGGCATCAAACAGATAG GGGAGGACAAGGCTGCAGTGCCAGTGACAGACACTGAGTTTAGCCAATCAGTGAATCCGCAGAACTTCTGTACAGGCGTGTCTCTGCACCACCAGGCCCTTATCCAGAACTCGGGGCCTTTGATTGACATGTCAGACATCCGCCCAGGCACCA ACCCCGTGTCCAGGAAGAGTATAAAATCAGCCCACAGCTCCAGGAACAGATATTCCAGCCAGTGGACACTGAGCCGACCGAGTCAGAGCCAGTCGACGGCCTCGGCGCGAACTCTGACCTCAGACTGGCGGACGATGGGCTCTCACGGCATCACTGCCACGGAGAGTGACAGCTACAGCGCCAGCCTCTCGCAAGACACAG ATAAGGGTCGCAACAGCATGGTGTCGACAGAGAGCGCCTCGTCCACCTATGAGGAGCTGGCGAGGGCCTACGAGCACGCCAAGCTGGAGGAGCACCTGCAGCATGCCAAGTTCACCATTACAGAGTGTTTCATCTCCGATAGCTCATCTGACCAAATGACCACAGGTACCAATGACCCGGCAGACAGCATGACCTCCCTCAGCACGCCGTCTGAACCAGGCATCTGCCGCTTCACTGCCTCACCGCCCAAACCACAGGACTACGACCGTGGTAAAAACGTGGCTGTGCCCATTCCCCACCGCGCTAACAAAA gTGAATTCTGCAACCTTCCCCTCTACATGAAGACAGACCCATTCTTCCGCAAACAAGGGGAGCTGCATGACCCGTGCCCAGCTGTGCCACCGCGGGAAGCCTCAATCCGCAGCCTGACGCAGCGGGCGTATCACACCCAGGGCCGTCACAAGACTCTAGACCCTGCCAAGCAGCAGGTCCTGACGCTGGGCCATTCTGGGCTGAGCAGCTTGGGTGCGAGCTCGGGCACTGCCACCTTGCCCCAAAGGACTCTCACCATGCCCAGCTCCAACACTGCAGCAACAGCTTCCACTTCCAGCACGAGCAGCAACCCCACCAACAGTAACAAGGTGGGGGGCTCCAGAGACTCGCTGCTAGAGAGCAGCTCCTCTGCACTGGGCAGACTGCAGAAACAGAGTGTGGGGGCCTACTCCAAGTCATACACACTGGTGTAG